In Hyphomicrobiaceae bacterium, the following are encoded in one genomic region:
- a CDS encoding asparaginase: MAHPIADSFTRNPVLIEVTRGPLVECRHRGTVAVCDAAGDLVLELGNVRAPVYPRSAIKPLQALAFIESRAADRYGFGNRHIALAAASHSGTREQVATAGEMLAALGLDESIMHCGSHLPRDQDEQRALLRTNSNPTQLHHNCSGKHAAMLATACHLGEPTATYEQAEHPVQQRIRALLEDMSGAEITDDVCGIDGCSVPNWALPAANLARAYARFGTGKDLSPERAKAARRIMEAAQAEPDFLAGPGRLDTRVQKLFGGAAFVKTGAEGAYAGCFPQSGLGFALKMDDGASRGAEAVVSMLIEAFLPQARGKLPLKTLKNAQGKDVGVIRPSPLAAVALR; encoded by the coding sequence ATGGCTCATCCGATCGCAGATTCTTTCACACGCAATCCCGTACTGATCGAAGTGACCCGCGGCCCCTTGGTGGAGTGCCGTCATCGGGGCACGGTTGCGGTTTGTGATGCGGCCGGCGATTTGGTTCTGGAATTGGGCAACGTGCGTGCGCCGGTCTATCCGCGCTCTGCCATAAAGCCATTGCAGGCATTGGCTTTTATCGAGAGCAGAGCCGCCGACCGTTATGGCTTTGGCAACCGCCACATCGCATTGGCTGCGGCCTCGCACTCTGGCACACGCGAGCAAGTGGCGACTGCAGGTGAGATGCTGGCCGCACTAGGGCTGGATGAGAGCATCATGCACTGTGGCAGCCATCTGCCGCGTGATCAGGATGAACAGCGCGCGCTGCTGCGTACCAACAGCAATCCAACGCAGCTGCACCACAACTGCTCAGGCAAGCACGCCGCCATGCTCGCAACCGCTTGTCATTTGGGCGAGCCGACCGCCACGTATGAGCAGGCGGAGCATCCCGTTCAGCAGCGCATTCGCGCGCTTCTAGAAGACATGAGCGGCGCCGAAATTACAGATGACGTATGCGGTATAGATGGATGTTCGGTCCCCAATTGGGCGCTTCCGGCGGCCAATCTTGCGCGCGCCTACGCTCGGTTTGGAACGGGCAAGGATTTGTCGCCGGAGCGCGCGAAGGCAGCTCGCCGCATTATGGAGGCGGCGCAGGCCGAGCCAGATTTTCTCGCCGGTCCGGGGCGGCTCGATACGCGTGTGCAGAAGCTTTTTGGCGGCGCGGCTTTCGTGAAAACGGGAGCGGAAGGGGCTTATGCGGGGTGCTTCCCGCAATCGGGTCTCGGCTTTGCGCTCAAGATGGACGATGGCGCTTCGCGCGGTGCGGAAGCGGTTGTTTCGATGCTGATTGAGGCGTTCCTGCCGCAAGCGCGCGGCAAGCTCCCGCTTAAGACGCTGAAGAATGCGCAAGGCAAAGATGTCGGCGTGATCCGTCCATCCCCGCTCGCAGCCGTCGCACTGCGATGA
- the hisG gene encoding ATP phosphoribosyltransferase, translating into MSAKLTLAIPSKGRLMEQTTDVFAKAGLVVKKVGHARGYRGEIEGMPGIDVAYVSSSEIAAGLKAGSVHLGITGEDLIRESMSDAATRVTFLRPLGFGFADVVVAVPACWIDVTTLADLEAISGPFRRAHGRWPRAATKYKNLTRRFFAAHGFGDYRIVESLGATEGTPAAGTAEFIVDITTTGETLRANGLRILDDGVILKSQANLIAANLAQWTPELTGLRDELVKRLAA; encoded by the coding sequence ATGAGTGCGAAGCTGACGCTTGCCATCCCTTCCAAGGGCCGCCTGATGGAGCAGACGACAGACGTGTTTGCTAAAGCCGGCCTTGTCGTGAAGAAGGTCGGTCACGCACGCGGATATCGCGGCGAGATCGAAGGCATGCCGGGTATCGACGTCGCTTACGTCTCGTCCTCCGAAATCGCGGCGGGTTTGAAGGCGGGCAGTGTGCACCTTGGAATTACAGGGGAAGATCTCATTCGTGAGAGCATGTCGGACGCCGCCACCCGCGTGACGTTTCTGCGGCCGCTCGGTTTCGGATTTGCCGACGTGGTCGTTGCGGTGCCCGCGTGCTGGATCGACGTGACCACGTTGGCCGATCTTGAAGCGATCTCCGGTCCGTTCCGGCGGGCGCATGGGCGCTGGCCGCGCGCCGCCACAAAGTACAAGAACCTGACGCGACGGTTCTTCGCCGCGCATGGATTTGGCGACTATCGCATTGTGGAAAGTCTCGGCGCGACCGAAGGGACGCCTGCGGCAGGCACGGCGGAGTTCATCGTCGATATTACGACGACGGGAGAGACACTGCGCGCCAATGGTCTGCGCATTCTGGACGACGGCGTCATCCTGAAGTCTCAGGCCAACCTCATCGCAGCCAATCTTGCACAATGGACGCCGGAGCTCACCGGATTGCGCGACGAACTCGTGAAGCGTTTGGCCGCCTGA
- the hisS gene encoding histidine--tRNA ligase, whose amino-acid sequence MSKSNKGAGSEAPSAARPEARIAKGFRDIEAAELKGLNEMLSVIRSVYERYGFDALETPALEYTDALGKFLPDQDRPNAGVFSFQDEDEQWMSLRYDLTAPLARYVAQNFNALPKPFRRYAFGNVYRNEKPGPGRFRQFMQFDADTVGSESIAADAEMCMLAADTLEALGIKRGDYVIKVNSRKVLDGILELAGVDLTDGSQSGKRLTVLRAMDKFDKFGAEGVSQLLGKGRKDESGDFTPGAGLTDANATIITKFLTAAQGAREGAIDRVKGIIAGNARAEEGLAELEAITDLVTAAGYDASRITFDPSVVRGLEYYTGPVFEAELTFQVKDEDGNTVRFGSVGGGGRYDDLVARFTGQKVPATGFSIGVSRLQAALAHVGQKANAALGPVVVLVMDKDRVADYQEMVQRLRTSGIRAEMYLGSSGMKAQMKYADKRSSPCVIIQGSDERAKCEVTLKDLIEGAKAAAAIKDNKEWKEARPAQLSVPEADLVAEVRKIIERHQG is encoded by the coding sequence ATGTCCAAATCCAACAAAGGCGCTGGCTCCGAGGCACCCTCGGCGGCGCGCCCGGAAGCCAGAATTGCCAAAGGCTTCCGCGACATCGAGGCGGCCGAGCTTAAGGGCCTCAATGAAATGCTGAGCGTGATCCGCTCGGTCTATGAACGCTATGGGTTCGACGCGCTCGAAACGCCTGCCCTCGAATATACCGATGCGCTGGGCAAGTTTCTTCCCGATCAAGACCGGCCCAATGCCGGAGTGTTTTCGTTCCAAGACGAGGACGAACAGTGGATGAGCTTGCGGTACGATCTCACCGCGCCGCTCGCCCGCTATGTCGCGCAGAATTTCAACGCCCTGCCCAAGCCGTTCCGCCGCTATGCATTTGGCAACGTCTATCGCAACGAGAAGCCGGGGCCAGGGCGCTTCCGCCAGTTCATGCAGTTCGACGCCGACACGGTGGGAAGCGAGAGCATCGCTGCCGATGCGGAGATGTGTATGCTTGCGGCGGACACGCTTGAGGCGCTTGGCATCAAGCGCGGCGACTACGTGATCAAGGTCAACAGCCGCAAAGTGCTTGATGGTATACTGGAGCTGGCCGGGGTCGATCTGACGGATGGCTCGCAAAGTGGTAAGCGGCTCACCGTACTGCGCGCCATGGACAAATTTGACAAGTTTGGCGCCGAAGGCGTTTCGCAGTTGCTCGGCAAAGGCCGCAAGGATGAGAGCGGTGATTTCACCCCAGGGGCAGGCCTTACCGACGCGAATGCGACGATTATCACGAAGTTTCTAACCGCGGCGCAGGGCGCGCGCGAAGGCGCGATCGACCGTGTGAAGGGGATCATCGCCGGCAATGCGCGAGCAGAGGAAGGACTTGCCGAGCTGGAGGCCATAACGGATCTTGTTACAGCGGCCGGATATGATGCCTCGCGGATTACCTTTGATCCATCCGTCGTGCGAGGTCTGGAGTACTACACTGGCCCCGTGTTCGAGGCAGAGCTGACCTTCCAGGTGAAGGACGAAGACGGCAACACCGTTCGTTTCGGCTCGGTCGGCGGCGGGGGGCGTTACGACGATCTCGTCGCGCGCTTCACGGGCCAGAAAGTTCCAGCAACCGGATTCTCTATCGGCGTCTCGCGCCTTCAGGCGGCACTCGCGCATGTCGGGCAAAAGGCGAATGCCGCGCTTGGGCCCGTTGTCGTGCTCGTCATGGATAAAGACCGGGTCGCCGACTACCAGGAGATGGTGCAGAGGCTGCGCACTTCAGGCATCCGCGCGGAAATGTATCTGGGCTCTTCCGGCATGAAGGCGCAGATGAAGTACGCCGATAAGCGCAGCAGCCCCTGTGTCATTATTCAAGGTTCCGATGAGCGTGCCAAATGCGAAGTGACTCTCAAAGACCTGATCGAGGGCGCGAAGGCGGCGGCTGCCATCAAGGATAACAAGGAATGGAAGGAAGCGCGCCCCGCTCAACTCTCCGTTCCAGAAGCCGACCTCGTCGCTGAGGTACGCAAAATCATCGAACGTCACCAAGGTTAG
- a CDS encoding mechanosensitive ion channel — MEPLQLANASRTFIDGLTRWAVEAVPNILAALVLFAVGVWFSGWVARQLGRGIDREERIDPTMRGVLTSLARYGILIVTLVAVLGQLGVQTTSILAALGAAGLAIGLALQGTLSNIAAGMMLLWLRPYRVGDFIDAGGVAGTVKEVGLFATEMHSWDGVYQFVPNSELWNKRIINYNRLPTRLVEIKCGIGYNDDIDKAKAIMLQLADADMRVLSQPAPTVFVSALQDSSVEVSLRAWAETPDYFGTLRDLNESCKKAFDAAGISIPFPQLDVHLDGALARAKEPSGKPA, encoded by the coding sequence ATGGAACCATTGCAGTTGGCGAATGCGAGCCGCACGTTCATTGACGGGCTCACGCGCTGGGCCGTTGAGGCCGTGCCGAACATTCTTGCGGCACTGGTTCTGTTTGCTGTCGGCGTTTGGTTCTCTGGCTGGGTCGCGCGTCAGCTCGGACGCGGTATTGATCGCGAAGAGCGCATCGATCCGACCATGCGTGGCGTTCTCACGTCGCTGGCGCGCTACGGTATTCTTATCGTGACTCTGGTTGCGGTGCTCGGTCAGCTGGGCGTGCAAACGACCAGCATTCTCGCCGCGTTGGGTGCAGCAGGTCTTGCCATCGGTCTTGCCTTGCAAGGAACGCTGTCGAATATCGCGGCAGGTATGATGCTGCTCTGGCTGCGGCCCTATCGCGTGGGCGACTTCATCGACGCGGGAGGCGTGGCCGGCACAGTGAAGGAAGTCGGACTTTTTGCGACCGAGATGCATTCCTGGGATGGCGTCTACCAATTCGTTCCCAACTCGGAATTGTGGAACAAGCGCATCATAAACTACAACCGCCTGCCGACGCGCCTTGTCGAGATCAAATGCGGCATCGGCTATAACGACGACATCGACAAAGCCAAGGCCATCATGTTGCAGCTCGCAGACGCCGATATGCGCGTGCTTTCACAGCCCGCACCCACGGTGTTCGTCTCTGCGCTCCAGGATAGCTCTGTTGAGGTGTCGCTGCGTGCGTGGGCCGAAACGCCCGATTATTTCGGCACGCTGAGGGATCTCAATGAAAGCTGCAAAAAGGCCTTCGATGCAGCGGGTATTTCAATACCCTTTCCTCAACTTGATGTGCATCTTGACGGCGCTCTTGCGCGCGCAAAAGAACCAAGCGGCAAACCAGCCTAG
- a CDS encoding ATP phosphoribosyltransferase regulatory subunit, which produces MSAETALRFEALEAQAQKVMSVFTKAGHEAVAPSVIQPADVFLDAIGEALRARTYVFTDPDGAELCLRPDLTLPTCRLHVARHANPAVKALYCYNGPAFRFQPQGADEVHPREFRQAGIERIGENERESAEAATITLIMQALSACGLNDWTMRIGDHGMFRSVLVAANVPERWRQRLADAFWEPGQFHAELKQLVSAPDANARKLPRELIETLVPGDVEASEAAVAAYLDSNGIELIGTRTLAEMTSHMLDVAQDIGAAPLSSAAATLIESYVAVSGPARACGDTIAKLLKSAGVSAGLALDVYDKRLAQLANVGLDLSRVAFSAEFGRNLEYYTGLVFEVISPLFGEASPIAGGGRYDNLLRSAGASKDVSAVGGAIHTERLLRAVKEARV; this is translated from the coding sequence ATGTCCGCCGAGACGGCACTACGGTTCGAGGCGCTGGAAGCGCAGGCGCAAAAGGTCATGTCGGTCTTCACCAAAGCCGGGCATGAAGCCGTTGCGCCTTCCGTGATCCAACCTGCGGATGTCTTTCTGGATGCGATAGGCGAGGCGTTGCGTGCGCGCACTTATGTCTTCACCGATCCCGATGGCGCGGAGCTATGTCTGCGTCCCGATCTTACCCTTCCTACCTGCAGACTGCATGTGGCGCGCCATGCCAATCCTGCGGTCAAGGCGCTCTACTGCTATAATGGCCCGGCTTTTCGCTTTCAGCCTCAGGGAGCGGACGAGGTCCATCCCCGCGAGTTCCGTCAGGCAGGCATAGAGCGCATTGGCGAGAACGAGCGCGAGAGCGCGGAAGCCGCTACGATCACGCTTATTATGCAGGCGCTGAGCGCGTGCGGTCTCAACGACTGGACCATGCGCATCGGCGATCATGGCATGTTCCGTTCGGTGTTGGTGGCCGCGAACGTGCCGGAGCGCTGGCGCCAGCGACTGGCCGATGCGTTCTGGGAACCCGGTCAGTTTCACGCTGAGCTGAAACAGCTTGTAAGCGCGCCGGATGCCAATGCGCGCAAGCTGCCGCGCGAACTCATCGAAACCCTTGTTCCCGGCGACGTGGAGGCGAGCGAGGCGGCCGTTGCCGCTTATCTCGACTCTAACGGGATCGAGCTGATCGGCACGCGAACGCTTGCCGAGATGACGAGCCACATGCTCGACGTTGCGCAGGATATTGGCGCCGCCCCGCTTTCGTCCGCGGCGGCCACGTTGATCGAAAGCTATGTCGCCGTCTCCGGCCCCGCTCGCGCATGCGGCGATACGATCGCAAAACTGCTCAAGAGTGCGGGGGTGAGCGCGGGATTGGCGCTCGATGTCTATGACAAGCGGCTTGCGCAACTCGCGAACGTCGGGCTCGATCTTTCACGTGTGGCGTTTTCGGCGGAATTCGGCCGCAACCTCGAATACTACACCGGGCTTGTGTTTGAGGTAATTTCGCCGCTGTTCGGCGAGGCGAGCCCGATTGCCGGCGGCGGGCGCTATGACAATCTTCTGCGTTCGGCGGGGGCCTCGAAGGACGTATCAGCCGTCGGAGGTGCCATCCACACCGAACGCCTCCTGAGGGCTGTGAAGGAGGCGCGCGTATGA
- a CDS encoding TIGR03808 family TAT-translocated repetitive protein: protein MTVDRRSLLAASFGLGAAAAAVTRAQAADAAAPKAKSLQAAFRQIGNDIMHADLKPNAAEDQTAALQSLIDEAAATGRTLRLPEGVIRISDLRLRAGTALIGNARRTVLLFNGGSACITADNADGIVLQGLIIDGAYKTFDVSRGEALLNISRARAIAIEDVEVRNSAGGGISLVECCGRVSRMVVSDVLSAGIKSLDAQGLEISANEVTRCAGNGILVWRREAGEDGTLVIANRISQIRNALGGTGEWGNGVNVFRAGGVLVQANRIYDCTYSAVRGNAASNIQIISNNCERLGEVALYAEFGFQGCVIANNVVDTAATGISVTNFKEGGRLAVIQGNLIRNLFRREKEPEGEKRGEGIGVEADAAVTGNTIEGAPTVGLQIGWGPYMRDVAATGNVIRHSRVGIAITNAPEAGACLIANNLISQTIDGAIRTMNLGAMSGPDLAREPGSGGRIALNGNVAV, encoded by the coding sequence ATGACCGTCGATCGCCGCTCCCTTCTCGCAGCCAGTTTCGGACTTGGCGCAGCGGCTGCCGCCGTGACCAGAGCGCAAGCCGCCGATGCTGCCGCTCCCAAGGCGAAGTCCTTGCAAGCCGCCTTTCGCCAGATCGGCAACGACATCATGCACGCTGATTTGAAGCCTAACGCAGCCGAAGACCAGACCGCTGCCTTGCAGAGCCTCATCGACGAGGCGGCAGCCACAGGACGCACGCTGCGATTGCCGGAAGGTGTCATTCGCATTTCGGATCTGCGGTTGCGTGCCGGCACCGCCTTGATCGGCAACGCCCGGCGGACGGTGCTTCTGTTCAACGGGGGATCTGCGTGCATCACCGCCGACAATGCCGATGGCATCGTACTGCAAGGTCTTATCATCGACGGAGCCTACAAAACCTTCGATGTCTCCCGTGGCGAAGCGTTGCTCAACATTTCGCGGGCGCGCGCCATAGCAATCGAGGATGTGGAAGTTCGCAATAGCGCGGGCGGCGGCATCTCGCTGGTGGAATGCTGCGGACGGGTCAGCCGAATGGTAGTGTCCGACGTCCTCTCAGCCGGCATCAAGTCTCTCGACGCCCAAGGCCTGGAAATTTCCGCCAACGAGGTCACGCGCTGCGCAGGAAACGGCATTCTCGTCTGGCGCAGAGAAGCCGGTGAAGACGGAACGCTCGTGATCGCTAACCGCATCAGTCAGATCCGTAACGCGCTTGGTGGAACCGGCGAATGGGGCAATGGCGTCAACGTATTTCGAGCAGGCGGTGTTCTGGTTCAGGCGAACCGCATTTACGACTGTACCTACAGCGCGGTACGTGGCAACGCGGCTTCCAATATTCAGATCATCTCGAACAATTGCGAGCGCCTCGGCGAAGTGGCGCTCTACGCCGAGTTCGGCTTTCAGGGCTGCGTCATCGCCAACAACGTCGTCGATACGGCTGCAACGGGAATCTCAGTCACTAATTTCAAGGAGGGCGGCCGTCTCGCGGTCATCCAAGGCAACCTGATCCGCAATCTGTTCCGCCGCGAGAAGGAGCCCGAGGGCGAAAAGCGCGGTGAAGGTATCGGCGTGGAGGCCGACGCTGCCGTCACCGGCAATACAATAGAAGGCGCGCCGACCGTCGGGCTGCAAATCGGATGGGGCCCCTATATGCGCGACGTGGCGGCAACCGGAAACGTCATCCGGCATTCGCGTGTGGGCATCGCCATCACGAATGCACCCGAGGCCGGCGCGTGCCTCATCGCCAATAATCTCATCTCGCAAACGATCGACGGAGCCATCCGCACCATGAACCTGGGTGCTATGTCGGGGCCCGATCTCGCGCGCGAACCCGGCTCGGGCGGACGTATCGCTCTCAATGGCAATGTCGCGGTTTAG
- a CDS encoding GNAT family N-acetyltransferase yields the protein MATLSENAAVDGTTSVSHGGIWRAPRFIAEVFDGADEALAALDSVQEGLVSTGFQSTNWLTVLYEDLAPAKQAMPRLVVVTERNSGDVALILPLVVYTKRNLRIARFADLGVSDYGVPILGPAALKKRRSIRRAWRAARHSLRDVDMIRLERMPARIAGRPNPLVSLPGVTPARHNGNLLVIETTVEDFLRDRGKKYRKEVERCTRLWEKEGEPRFARAMTAAEIARAYSVLEEQQHARHAALGSKYILNQQAYRAFYERLVMDGTECGLGYLFTLEARGEIVAGLFGILHDGTFTLLRISNGGEPWSHLSPGRLVIVEAMKYFVAHGVRRFDFGIGDYPFKRGFGVAEVPLYDLFVAKDLAALPKTLYHRAVAHARKSPTIRGLVRRLKGHAENA from the coding sequence GTGGCAACCTTGAGTGAAAACGCTGCCGTTGATGGGACGACCTCTGTCTCGCATGGCGGAATATGGCGGGCGCCGCGGTTCATCGCGGAGGTGTTCGACGGCGCCGATGAGGCACTGGCTGCGCTCGATAGTGTGCAGGAGGGCCTTGTTTCAACGGGCTTTCAGTCGACTAATTGGCTTACGGTTCTTTACGAGGATCTGGCGCCCGCCAAGCAGGCCATGCCGCGCCTTGTCGTCGTTACAGAGCGAAACAGCGGGGACGTCGCGCTCATTCTGCCGCTCGTCGTGTACACAAAGAGAAACCTGAGAATTGCTCGTTTTGCCGATCTTGGGGTCTCCGACTATGGCGTTCCCATTCTTGGGCCGGCGGCGTTGAAGAAGCGCCGTTCGATACGACGGGCATGGCGGGCCGCTCGCCATTCGCTGCGCGATGTCGATATGATCCGTCTGGAGCGGATGCCTGCGCGGATTGCAGGCCGTCCCAACCCGCTCGTAAGCCTCCCCGGCGTGACACCTGCCCGTCACAATGGAAATCTTCTCGTCATCGAGACGACGGTCGAAGACTTCTTGCGGGATCGCGGCAAGAAATATCGCAAGGAGGTCGAGCGTTGCACGCGGCTATGGGAAAAGGAGGGTGAGCCCCGCTTTGCCCGCGCCATGACAGCCGCCGAAATTGCACGCGCCTACTCTGTGCTCGAAGAGCAGCAGCACGCGCGTCACGCTGCGCTGGGCAGCAAGTACATTCTCAATCAGCAGGCCTATCGCGCGTTTTACGAACGCCTGGTGATGGACGGTACCGAGTGCGGACTTGGCTATCTGTTCACTCTGGAAGCGCGGGGCGAGATCGTTGCTGGGTTGTTTGGCATCTTGCACGATGGGACCTTCACGCTGCTGCGCATTTCAAACGGCGGCGAACCCTGGAGCCACCTCTCGCCGGGAAGGCTCGTGATCGTGGAGGCGATGAAGTACTTTGTCGCGCACGGCGTGCGCCGGTTCGATTTCGGCATTGGCGACTATCCCTTCAAACGCGGTTTTGGGGTTGCCGAGGTGCCGCTTTATGATCTGTTCGTGGCAAAGGATCTGGCAGCGCTGCCGAAGACGCTTTACCACCGGGCGGTCGCCCATGCGCGCAAGAGCCCCACGATCCGCGGGCTGGTGCGTCGGCTAAAGGGCCACGCTGAAAACGCCTAG
- the recQ gene encoding DNA helicase RecQ yields the protein MPASAAPKALPAFDLLSPKPLDAARAKLDEVFGYKSFRLHQEGIIAALLEGRDCLALMPTGGGKSLCYQIPALVRSGTGIVVSPLIALMQDQVDALKDVGVKAAFLNSTLDRQTQDGIEREFAAGALDLLYVAPERLVQERTLNLLTRHEIALFAIDEAHCVSQWGHDFRPEYRQLKILATRFPAVPRIALTATADERTRQEIVTELSLEDAEVYVASFDRPNIRYTIAEMGSMSARERLWQFITSEHPTDAGIVYCLSRKSVEETAAWLSSKGRKALAYHAGLEANVRAAAQTRFLNEDGLIVVATIAFGMGIDKPDVRFVAHLNLPKSIEAYYQETGRAGRDGEPADAWMAYGIGDVVQLRQWIAQSDGSDAFKHVQRQKLDALIGLAEMPGCRRQALLAYFGERLSEPCGNCDNCLNPPKTEDGTLSAQKALSAVYRTGQRYGVTYLCDVLMGKEDERIARNGHDRLSVFGIGKDVSAVAWKGLFRQLIAAGLLSADDEGHGMLGLTESARPVLRGEAKFLIRVTRAPEKKSRREAKSIAKVAPQDETLLQALRALRLKLATAAKLPPYVIAQDRTLIELAEKRPMDEAGLHDITGLGASKITRYGKAFLELIGLHKPHPLLNNRLPSTVNQTLGAHLRGLDAEQIASEREIALSTVYGHFADAIAAGLIEARSVLPLDEAEMDEILAAFERCNTLETGKLGPAHAALDGRYDFGILKCILAEIG from the coding sequence ATGCCGGCATCTGCCGCGCCCAAAGCCCTGCCGGCCTTCGACCTGCTGAGCCCGAAACCGCTCGACGCGGCGCGCGCCAAGCTCGACGAGGTATTCGGCTACAAGAGCTTTCGCCTGCATCAAGAGGGCATCATCGCGGCCCTGCTGGAGGGGCGGGACTGCCTCGCCCTGATGCCGACAGGTGGCGGCAAGTCGCTGTGTTACCAGATCCCCGCCCTCGTCCGGTCCGGCACCGGCATCGTCGTCTCTCCCCTCATCGCCTTGATGCAGGACCAAGTGGACGCCCTGAAAGACGTCGGCGTCAAAGCGGCTTTTCTCAACTCGACGCTCGACCGCCAAACGCAGGACGGCATCGAGCGCGAGTTCGCCGCTGGCGCCCTCGATCTGCTTTACGTCGCGCCCGAGCGACTGGTCCAGGAGCGCACCCTCAATCTTTTGACGCGCCACGAGATTGCTCTGTTCGCAATCGACGAAGCCCATTGCGTTTCCCAATGGGGGCACGACTTCCGGCCCGAATACCGTCAGCTGAAAATTCTTGCTACGCGCTTTCCGGCGGTGCCGCGCATCGCACTCACGGCCACGGCCGACGAGCGTACGCGCCAGGAGATCGTGACTGAGCTGTCGCTGGAAGACGCGGAAGTCTACGTCGCCAGCTTTGACCGGCCCAACATTCGCTACACCATAGCCGAGATGGGCTCGATGAGCGCGCGCGAGCGCCTGTGGCAGTTCATCACCAGCGAGCACCCTACCGATGCTGGCATCGTCTATTGCCTGTCGCGAAAATCGGTGGAGGAGACCGCAGCCTGGCTCTCGTCCAAGGGACGCAAGGCGCTTGCCTATCATGCCGGCCTTGAGGCTAACGTGCGCGCAGCCGCACAGACTCGCTTCCTCAACGAGGATGGGCTCATTGTCGTTGCGACGATAGCTTTCGGCATGGGCATCGACAAGCCTGACGTGCGTTTCGTGGCGCATCTGAACTTGCCGAAGTCCATTGAAGCTTACTATCAAGAAACAGGCCGTGCTGGTCGGGACGGTGAGCCTGCGGATGCCTGGATGGCCTATGGCATCGGCGATGTCGTGCAACTGCGCCAGTGGATCGCACAAAGCGATGGCTCGGACGCCTTCAAGCACGTTCAGCGTCAGAAGCTCGATGCGCTCATAGGCTTGGCGGAAATGCCTGGATGCCGCCGCCAGGCCCTGCTCGCCTATTTCGGCGAGCGCCTGAGCGAACCTTGCGGCAACTGCGACAACTGCCTCAACCCACCCAAGACCGAAGACGGCACGCTGTCTGCGCAGAAGGCGCTGTCAGCCGTCTACCGCACCGGCCAGCGCTACGGCGTCACCTATCTTTGCGACGTGCTCATGGGCAAGGAAGACGAACGCATCGCGCGCAACGGCCATGACCGGCTATCCGTCTTCGGCATCGGCAAGGATGTGTCCGCCGTCGCCTGGAAAGGTCTCTTTCGCCAGCTGATCGCAGCAGGTCTCTTGAGCGCCGATGACGAAGGCCATGGCATGCTTGGCCTGACGGAAAGCGCGCGGCCGGTTCTGCGTGGAGAGGCGAAATTCCTCATTCGCGTCACGCGCGCGCCAGAGAAGAAATCGCGTCGCGAAGCCAAGTCGATTGCAAAGGTAGCGCCGCAGGACGAAACATTGCTTCAGGCGTTGCGGGCATTACGCCTCAAGCTTGCCACGGCTGCGAAGCTGCCACCCTACGTCATTGCGCAAGATCGCACGCTCATCGAATTGGCGGAGAAGCGGCCCATGGACGAGGCTGGCCTGCATGACATTACCGGCCTCGGCGCCAGCAAGATCACCCGATACGGCAAGGCTTTCTTGGAGTTGATTGGCCTGCACAAACCCCATCCGCTGCTCAATAACCGCTTGCCTTCCACCGTCAACCAGACGCTTGGAGCCCATCTGCGCGGACTTGATGCCGAGCAGATTGCGAGCGAGCGTGAGATCGCGCTCTCGACCGTTTATGGGCATTTCGCCGATGCTATCGCAGCAGGTCTGATAGAGGCGCGAAGCGTTCTGCCGCTCGACGAAGCAGAGATGGACGAGATCCTGGCCGCATTCGAACGCTGCAACACATTGGAGACCGGCAAGCTCGGGCCTGCCCATGCTGCGCTCGACGGTCGTTATGACTTCGGCATCCTGAAGTGTATCCTAGCTGAGATCGGCTAG
- a CDS encoding pyroglutamyl-peptidase I, which produces MSQTQTQTVLLTGFGPFPGIADNATARLVPALAHHARQSFPGHVVHHEILQTTWSAAPERAATLIAHHRPTLALHFGVAADATGFRIERQAHNLCRSSPDALGCLPAENRLSRLGPDLHPVSIDAVGIEARLKALGFPVSLSDDAGGYLCNAVLYHSLTATKALPVACRSGFIHIPADLEGPPLRFSEALDGALEIVRACLETTHSPFLTQSAD; this is translated from the coding sequence ATGAGCCAAACCCAAACGCAGACCGTGCTTCTAACGGGCTTCGGACCGTTTCCCGGCATTGCAGACAATGCGACGGCAAGGCTTGTCCCGGCACTGGCGCACCACGCACGTCAGAGCTTCCCCGGCCATGTCGTGCATCACGAAATTCTGCAAACCACTTGGAGCGCAGCTCCGGAACGCGCGGCGACGTTGATCGCCCATCACCGCCCTACACTCGCTTTGCACTTCGGCGTTGCCGCCGACGCCACGGGCTTTCGCATCGAACGCCAGGCTCACAACCTATGCCGTTCCTCGCCGGATGCATTAGGCTGCCTGCCCGCAGAGAACCGGCTGTCCCGCCTTGGACCAGATCTGCACCCTGTCAGCATCGATGCGGTTGGAATCGAAGCACGTTTGAAGGCGCTTGGCTTTCCTGTCTCGTTGTCGGACGACGCCGGTGGCTACCTTTGCAACGCCGTTCTTTACCATAGCCTGACGGCCACGAAGGCCCTGCCAGTGGCCTGCCGCTCCGGCTTCATCCACATACCGGCCGACCTGGAAGGGCCGCCCTTGCGCTTTTCTGAGGCGCTGGATGGCGCCTTAGAAATCGTGCGCGCGTGCCTGGAGACGACCCATTCACCGTTTCTCACGCAATCTGCAGATTAA